The DNA window ATTTTTTTTACTGGCACTTTGGGCAAACATTGCCATTAAAGAGGTTTTACCCAAGCCAGAAAGTGAAGCAATCAAAGTAAGTTGCCCCTTTTGCCATCCACCCGTGAGTTGATCCAATTCTTCAAAACCACTTCTAATGCCAGAAATTTCTGCCGGGGTCTTATTCTGTGATTGATTGTTACTTTGCTTTTTCATTTGATAACGCTTTTGTTGTTTTTATTTAATTCTTATGAATGCCTTTTATTTGTCAAAATCGTCAGGGTTTTGACTAAACCCTCTGAACTGTTTTGCTGGGAGCGATTGTGTTGCCCTGCCTGGCTGCTCAGGTTTTGGTATGGGCTCTCTCCAAAACTGTTGATTCAAGTCCTGAAACCTGAGGTGCTGAGGAACGAACTCCAGCAGAATCGTTCCCGGTTTACCATCCCTATGCTTGGCAATGATGAGTTCAGTGACTCCTTCGGTAGAGTTTCCAAGGTGATCTTCGGTAACTCCGTAATAAGCTGGTCGGTAGAGAAATGCGATGGTATCGGCCGACTGCTCAATTTCTCCTGATTCCCTCAAATCGGCCATCACAGGACGTTTATCCCCTGGTCTGGTTTCTACCCCCCGGTTAAGCTGAGAGAGTGCAATGATGGGGATATCCATTTCTTTGGCGAGCGCCTTCAAATCCTTTACAATAGTGGCTACTTCCAGCTGTCGGTTTTGGCTTGCCTGACCACTATGTCCTTTCATCAACTGAAGGTAGTCAATAATGA is part of the Microscilla marina ATCC 23134 genome and encodes:
- a CDS encoding DnaB-like helicase C-terminal domain-containing protein; translated protein: MSARELGYRLLAMCSGIASKRIKNRALSQEEIPKVRQAEKLIQKPNLFIDDTPQLSLLQFKAKVRRLVFSHQVEFVIIDYLQLMKGHSGQASQNRQLEVATIVKDLKALAKEMDIPIIALSQLNRGVETRPGDKRPVMADLRESGEIEQSADTIAFLYRPAYYGVTEDHLGNSTEGVTELIIAKHRDGKPGTILLEFVPQHLRFQDLNQQFWREPIPKPEQPGRATQSLPAKQFRGFSQNPDDFDK